A genomic window from Clostridium aceticum includes:
- a CDS encoding YbjQ family protein gives MIICNTPEVPGKEIIEILGLVKGSTIKAKHIGKDIMSGLRQIVGGELKEYTQMLDEARDTAVDLMTKEAQKLGADAVVNIRFATSAVMQGAAEIMVYGTAVKLRDK, from the coding sequence ATGATTATTTGTAATACCCCCGAAGTGCCTGGTAAGGAAATTATAGAAATATTGGGACTTGTAAAGGGCAGTACGATTAAAGCAAAACATATCGGAAAAGATATTATGTCTGGTTTAAGACAAATCGTTGGCGGAGAATTAAAAGAGTATACACAAATGTTGGATGAGGCAAGGGATACAGCAGTTGATTTGATGACAAAGGAGGCCCAAAAACTAGGGGCTGATGCTGTAGTTAATATTAGATTTGCAACCTCAGCGGTTATGCAGGGAGCGGCAGAAATAATGGTTTATGGCACTGCTGTAAAGCTGAGAGATAAATAA
- a CDS encoding PspC domain-containing protein: MAKKLYLSETDKKIAGVCGGIAEYFAIDPTLVRLGWVIFSLAGGSGVLGYIIAALVIPRKHYY; encoded by the coding sequence ATGGCAAAAAAATTATATTTATCTGAAACTGATAAAAAAATAGCAGGGGTCTGTGGAGGCATTGCTGAGTATTTTGCTATTGATCCTACTCTAGTAAGATTAGGATGGGTGATCTTCTCTTTGGCGGGAGGATCTGGCGTGCTGGGCTATATTATTGCTGCTTTAGTTATTCCTCGTAAACATTATTATTAA